In Flavobacterium endoglycinae, one DNA window encodes the following:
- a CDS encoding cyanophycinase produces the protein MKNQFHFTFSFEKIILILLFVSSGILQAQNPKGKLFIIGGGDRSDELMKQVLAVAELGKKDYIVILPMSSEEPDSSFIFFKTQMVKLTQNPIVMLNFNKETAQNKKLTDSVQKAKLIFISGGDQTRFMSVVHNTPVKTAIVKAYENGSTISGTSAGAAVMSEKMITGNQKLQKEYSGTFDNIRYDNLETSEGLGLLKTAVIDQHFLKRNRYNRLLSALVEFPSLTGIGIDEATAIIVRNNQVEVAGESEVIVVRNPKGIQKSKKNNLISIENLQMSIYTPGQKFNIK, from the coding sequence ATGAAAAACCAGTTTCATTTTACGTTTTCGTTTGAAAAAATCATATTGATTTTATTGTTCGTTTCAAGCGGAATACTGCAGGCGCAAAATCCCAAAGGAAAACTATTTATTATTGGCGGCGGCGATCGTTCTGATGAATTAATGAAACAGGTTTTGGCTGTAGCCGAATTAGGAAAAAAAGATTATATCGTCATTTTGCCAATGTCTAGCGAAGAACCAGACAGTTCGTTTATCTTCTTTAAAACCCAAATGGTAAAATTGACGCAAAATCCAATTGTAATGCTGAATTTCAATAAAGAAACTGCTCAAAATAAAAAACTAACCGATTCTGTTCAAAAAGCAAAATTGATTTTTATAAGCGGCGGCGATCAAACACGATTCATGTCGGTGGTACACAATACACCTGTCAAAACAGCAATTGTAAAAGCGTACGAAAACGGAAGCACCATTTCTGGAACCAGCGCTGGTGCAGCCGTAATGTCTGAAAAAATGATTACTGGAAATCAGAAGCTACAAAAAGAATATTCTGGAACTTTTGACAATATCCGATATGACAATCTTGAAACTTCAGAAGGTTTGGGATTGTTGAAGACTGCAGTTATCGATCAGCATTTTTTAAAAAGGAACCGTTACAACAGGTTACTTTCTGCTTTGGTTGAATTTCCTTCTTTAACTGGAATTGGTATTGATGAAGCTACGGCAATTATCGTGAGAAATAATCAGGTAGAAGTTGCGGGAGAAAGCGAAGTTATTGTCGTTCGAAATCCGAAAGGCATTCAAAAATCAAAAAAGAATAATTTGATTTCAATTGAAAACCTGCAAATGAGCATTTATACTCCCGGACAAAAATTTAACATCAAGTAA